In Streptomyces erythrochromogenes, the DNA window TCGTACGGGAGGCCCCGGCGCCCGCGGCTCCCCGCGCCTGCGCGCCGCCGCCCGTACGCTCCCTCCTGCGGATCGCGGGCCTGCGGCGGCTGTGCCTGACGGCCGCCGTGCTCGGCCTGTTCACCGTCGGCGACGCCTTCCTCTACCTGCTGCTCCAGCGCCGCCTGGACCTGTCGGCCGCGTACTTTCCGCTGCTGCCCGTCGGTACGGCGGCCGTGTTCCTGCTGGCCGCGGTACCCGTGGGCCGGCTCGCCGACCGGGTGGGGCGCGGGCGGGTCTTCCTCGGCGGACACGCAGCCCTGCTCGGCGCCTGCCTGCTGCTCCTGGCCCCGCTGCCGGCCGGGGCGCTGGTGGTCGTCGGCGTGCCGGCGCTGCTCGGCCTGTTCTACGCGGCCACCGACGGGGTGCTGATGGCCGCCGCCGGGCCGCTGCTCCCGGCCGGGCTGCGCACGACGGGGCTGGCGGTGCTCCAGACGGCGCAGGCGCTGGCCCGGTTCGGGGGGTCCGTACTGTTCGGGGCGGCCTGGACGGTGTGGGGGCCGGGCGCGGCGCTGGCCGGCGCGGCGGGCGGGCTGCTGCTGTCCCTGTCGGCGGTCGCCGTGTTGGGCGGGCGCCGGGCGGGCGGCCCGTCGTAGGGTCGTGGCATGACTCTCGAAGGTGCCGAAGGTCTCGAAGGCAGGGTGGCCCTCGTCGCGGGCGCGACCCGTGGCGCGGGCCGGGGCATCGCGGTACAGCTGGGGGCGCGGGGCGCGACCGTGTACGTGTCGGGCCGCAGCACCCGGGGCCGGCGTTCGGAGTACGACCGGCCCGAGACGATCGAGGAGACCGCGGAGCTGGTCACCGCGGCGGGCGGCCGGGGGATCGCGGTGGTCGCCGACCATCTCGTGCCGGGCGAGGTGGAGGCGCTGGTCCGGCGGATCGACACCGAACAGGGCCGCCTCGACGTGCTGGTCAACGACATCTGGGGCGGGGAGCTGCTCTTCGAGTGGGACAGCACGGTCTGGGAGCACGACCTGGACAAGGGGCTGCGGCTGTTGCGGCTGGCGGTGGAAACGCACGCCATCACCAGCCACTTCGCAGTGCCGTTGCTGCTGCGCGAGCCGGGCGGCCTGGTGGTGGAGATGACGGACGGCACCGCCGACTACAACGCCACCCGCTACCGGGTCTCCTTCTTCTACGACATCGCCAAGTCCTCGGTGCTGCGCATGGCGTTCGCGCTCGGGCACGAGCTGGGCCCGCGCGGCGCGACGGCCGTGGCCCTGACACCGGGCTGGCTGCGCTCGGAGATGATGCTCGACGCCTACGGCGTGACGGAGGAGACCTGGCGGGACGCGCTGGCCAAGTCCCCGCACTTCGCGATCTCCGAGACCCCCGCGTACGTGGGCCGCGCGGTCGCGGCGCTCGCCGCGGACCCGGAGGTCTCCCGCTGGAACGGCCAGTCCCTCTCCAGCGGCCGCCTGGCCCAGGTCTACGGCTTCACGGACCTGGACGGCAGCCGCCCGGACGCCTGGCGCTACCTGGTCGAAGTCCAGGACCCCGGCCGCCCGGCGAACACCACCGGCTACCGCTAGGCCGTCTCTTCCGGATCCCGGACGGCGCGTGATTCCGTCCACGTAGGGTGGGGCGGGGACCCGCGTCGCGCGGTCCGTACGGGACGCGGGGGCAACCGGACGTGATGAACAAGCAGGCTCGAACGCAATGGTGGGAGGGGCTGCCCGCCGGGATCCGCAACCAGATCGACGGGTACGTCCTCCAGGACTCGCTGATGGCGGCGATCCGTGTCGTCACCGAGATCGGATTGGCCCCCGACGGAATCGGGGCCGCCACCGCGCAGCTCATCGTCAGCGACCGGTACGCGCACCACGGTGACCGGATCGCCCGAGAGCCCGACACTCCCCTGGACCATGAGTCGTTGGTTCGGCGCGTCGGAGGGATCCTCGGTAGCGTCGTGGCGATCGAGGCGGTCTGGGACGGCGACACCGTCCACGACTGGTTCGTGCGGCTGCTGGCCATCACGGCCGAGCCGGCAGAGGAGTACGCACTGGCCTTCATCCACCGGTCCCTGGCCGAACGCCACCTCGGAGAAGGCGCGAAGCTCGATGGCCGCCATCCCGTGGCTGTGGCGGCCGAGAGGGCCGGCGGGGACCTCGCGGCCCACCTCTGCGTCCCCTTCCACTTCTCGAGCCCGGACACACCGGACGACGATGCCCCCCGCTGGCAGCCCTGAGCACGGCATCCGGCAACGGGCTACGGGGTGGCGCGGGAGGCCGGACGGTCGGCCAGGCGGTGGGACAGGCCGTCCAGGACGCACTGGAGGCCGAAGGTCCAGATCGTCCCGGGGTGGTAGCCGGCGACCGCGGTGCCGACGCGGCCGGCGAGCGGGTAGCGGTCGGGGTCCAGGGCGCGCTCCAGCAGCGGGGCGCTGACGGCCCACCAGTCCTCCTGGCTCTGGCGGCTGTTGTGGTCGGCGTCGTCGGCGGCGGCCAGTGCGTTGGCGTGCACGAAGCCCAGCAGGTGCGTCAGGGCCGCGTCCATCTCGGTGTCGGTGAGCCCGATCCCCTCGAAGGCCGCCAGCTCGTACTCGTACTTCCCGATCACCCCGGGGCCCAGCGGCGGGCGGGTGACGGCCAGGTCGGCGATCCAGGGGTGGCGGACCATCAGGTCCCGGTTGTCCTCGGCCACCCGGGTCACATGGACCTGCCAGGGCTCCTTC includes these proteins:
- a CDS encoding MFS transporter → MYLSTSRAADASADAPAPKGPLRAVPGTVFALGLVSLVTDVSAEMVTAVLPLYLMAGLGMSPLAFGALDGLHQGATALLRLAGGRISDRTRRHKLVAGTGYALSAACKAALLAVTTPWSVAAVLAADRTGKGLRTAPRDALISFAVPPGMQGRAFGVHRALDTAGALLGPLAAFGVLWVAVDGYAAVFTVSCCVAVLGVVMLALFVREAPAPAAPRACAPPPVRSLLRIAGLRRLCLTAAVLGLFTVGDAFLYLLLQRRLDLSAAYFPLLPVGTAAVFLLAAVPVGRLADRVGRGRVFLGGHAALLGACLLLLAPLPAGALVVVGVPALLGLFYAATDGVLMAAAGPLLPAGLRTTGLAVLQTAQALARFGGSVLFGAAWTVWGPGAALAGAAGGLLLSLSAVAVLGGRRAGGPS
- a CDS encoding SDR family oxidoreductase, coding for MTLEGAEGLEGRVALVAGATRGAGRGIAVQLGARGATVYVSGRSTRGRRSEYDRPETIEETAELVTAAGGRGIAVVADHLVPGEVEALVRRIDTEQGRLDVLVNDIWGGELLFEWDSTVWEHDLDKGLRLLRLAVETHAITSHFAVPLLLREPGGLVVEMTDGTADYNATRYRVSFFYDIAKSSVLRMAFALGHELGPRGATAVALTPGWLRSEMMLDAYGVTEETWRDALAKSPHFAISETPAYVGRAVAALAADPEVSRWNGQSLSSGRLAQVYGFTDLDGSRPDAWRYLVEVQDPGRPANTTGYR
- a CDS encoding TetR/AcrR family transcriptional regulator, translated to MVKDRSGAGDPVRTLELLWREPGQPAQPGRRGPRQGLSVDAVVRAATVLADEEGLAALTMRALAQRLGVTPMTVYTYVPGKAELLDLMLDDAYLHMERRPADPKEPWQVHVTRVAEDNRDLMVRHPWIADLAVTRPPLGPGVIGKYEYELAAFEGIGLTDTEMDAALTHLLGFVHANALAAADDADHNSRQSQEDWWAVSAPLLERALDPDRYPLAGRVGTAVAGYHPGTIWTFGLQCVLDGLSHRLADRPASRATP